The following coding sequences lie in one Oryctolagus cuniculus chromosome 7, mOryCun1.1, whole genome shotgun sequence genomic window:
- the GPR88 gene encoding G protein-coupled receptor 88: MTNSSSTSTSSTTGGSLLLLCEEEESWAGRRIPVSLLYSGLAIGGTLANGMVIYLVSSFRKLQTTSNAFIVNGCAADLSVCALWMPQEAVLGLLPAGSAEPPGGWDGAGGSYRLLRGGLLGLGLTVSLLSHCLVALNRYLLITRTPATYQVLYQRRHTAGMLALSWALALGLVLLLPPWAPRPGAAPPRVHYPALLAAAALLAQTALLLHCYLGIVRRVRVSVKRVSVLNFHLLHQLPGCAAAAAAFPAAPHAPGPGGAAHPAPAQPLPPALQPRRAQRRLSGLSVLLLCCVFLLATQPLVWVSLASGFSLPVPWGVQAASWLMCCALSALNPLLYTWRNEEFRRSVRSVLPGVGDAAAAAVAATAVPAVSQAQLGTRAAGQHW; this comes from the coding sequence ATGACCAACTCCTCGTCCACGTCCACCTCCTCCACCACGGGGGGGTCGCTGCTGCTGCTCTGTGAGGAAGAGGAGTCGTGGGCGGGCCGACGCATCCCCGTGTCGCTCCTGTACTCCGGGCTGGCCATCGGGGGCACGCTGGCCAATGGCATGGTCATCTATCTCGTGTCGTCCTTCCGAAAGCTGCAGACCACCAGCAACGCCTTCATCGTCAACGGCTGCGCCGCCGACCTCAGCGTCTGCGCCCTCTGGATGCCGCAGGAGgcggtgctggggctcctgccggCCGGCTCTGCCGAGCCCCCCGGGGGCTGGGACGGCGCGGGGGGCAGCTACCGCCTGCTGCGGGGCGGGCTGCTGGGCCTCGGGCTCACCGTGTCCCTGCTGTCCCACTGCCTCGTGGCCCTGAACCGCTACCTGCTCATCACCCGGACGCCCGCCACCTACCAGGTGCTGTACCAGCGGCGCCACACGGCGGGCATGCTAGCGCTGTCGTGGGCGCTCGCCCTGGGCCTcgtgctgctgctgccgccctgGGCGCCGCGGCCCGGCGCCGCGCCCCCGCGCGTCCACTACCCAGCGCTGCTGGCCGCCGCGGCGCTGCTGGCGCAGACGGCGCTGCTGCTGCACTGCTACCTGGGCATCGTGCGCCGCGTGCGCGTCAGCGTCAAGCGGGTCAGCGTGCTCaacttccacctgctgcaccagctgcCCGGCTGcgctgccgccgccgcggctTTCCCCGCCGCCCCGcacgcccccggccccggcggcGCCGCGCAcccggccccggcccagcccctgccgcccGCGTTGCAGCCGCGGCGGGCGCAGCGGCGTCTCAGCGGCCTGTCGGTGCTGCTGCTCTGTTGCGTGTTCCTGTTAGCCACGCAGCCACTGGTGTGGGTGAGCCTGGCCAGCGGCTTCTCGCTGCCAGTGCCCTGGGGCGTGCAGGCAGCCAGCTGGCTCATGTGCTGCGCCCTGTCCGCACTCAACCCGCTGCTCTACACGTGGAGGAACGAGGAGTTCCGCCGCTCCGTGCGCTCCGTCCTGCCCGGCGTCGGCGACGCGGCCGCAGCCGCTGTGGCCGCCACAGCCGTGCCAGCCGTGTCCCAGGCCCAGCTGGGCACCCGCGCCGCGGGCCAGCACTGGTGA